A window from Corynebacterium singulare encodes these proteins:
- a CDS encoding ABC transporter ATP-binding protein, translated as MIRTLYSLGSPADRRRLVLVLTLIGISAVALAIGLILIALFLDTLFSEDPAQAAAWLPWIIISVLVYAAADWPTEVIAQDLGHDYVLRIHRLIADRTAQLPLGYFEEDRAGQIGVVATSGALFAANAPAMMLRPMLHGAASAGLACVFLIAVDWRLGLVTVAVAAVVWFAYNRLMRQYRVAERQKGERNEHGAAEVLEFAQVQPVLRMAGPDSLGERAVRASIREQLSAQQHTQKTGEMIMGRLALIIMVGTVVIDALATVLLLNHWLEAGTYIGVIVLVFILARVAMSGIPYGEGLESARNTLDEIQKILDARVLPEPAVPAAPRDYGIEFDGVGFGYEPNTPVVRDVSFRVAPGTTTALVGPSGCGKSTLLKLAARFYDVDQGTIRIGGVDIRDLGSRSVLDSLAMVFQYVYLFEDTLYENIRLGCHNATREEVLRAAELAGVTEIARQLPQGFDTLISEGGQNLSGGERQRVSIARALLKDARIVLLDEATSSLDVQNEHLVMRGMKTLSAERTIVVIAHRLHTIRDADQIVMMSPSGTVESIGNHEELMESSPRYRSFWGEKSDATSWKL; from the coding sequence ATGATCCGCACGCTCTATTCACTGGGCAGTCCGGCTGATCGTCGCCGTCTGGTGCTGGTCCTTACGCTAATTGGGATTTCCGCGGTGGCGTTGGCCATTGGCCTTATCCTCATTGCACTGTTTTTGGACACGCTGTTTAGCGAAGATCCCGCGCAGGCCGCAGCATGGTTGCCCTGGATCATTATCTCCGTCCTCGTCTACGCCGCCGCAGACTGGCCCACTGAGGTTATTGCCCAGGACCTGGGGCATGATTACGTGCTGCGCATCCACCGGCTTATCGCCGATCGCACGGCACAGCTACCCCTGGGCTATTTTGAAGAAGATCGCGCCGGCCAGATCGGTGTTGTAGCCACCAGCGGTGCGCTGTTTGCCGCTAACGCGCCGGCAATGATGCTGCGGCCCATGCTGCACGGTGCTGCCTCGGCCGGTTTGGCTTGCGTGTTTCTCATCGCCGTGGACTGGCGGCTGGGGCTGGTTACCGTTGCAGTGGCTGCCGTGGTGTGGTTCGCCTATAACCGCCTAATGCGGCAGTACCGCGTGGCAGAGCGCCAGAAGGGCGAGCGCAACGAGCACGGCGCCGCGGAGGTGCTGGAGTTCGCCCAGGTGCAGCCGGTGCTGCGCATGGCTGGGCCGGATTCGCTGGGGGAGCGCGCCGTGCGCGCCTCGATTCGAGAGCAGCTTAGCGCCCAGCAGCACACCCAGAAGACAGGTGAGATGATCATGGGTCGTCTGGCTTTAATCATCATGGTCGGTACCGTGGTCATTGATGCCCTGGCCACCGTGCTACTTCTCAACCACTGGCTAGAAGCAGGCACCTACATTGGCGTCATTGTGTTGGTGTTCATCCTGGCTCGCGTTGCTATGTCGGGCATACCCTACGGCGAGGGCTTGGAATCCGCGCGCAATACCTTAGATGAGATCCAAAAGATCCTCGATGCGCGGGTGTTGCCGGAGCCTGCGGTTCCGGCGGCGCCACGCGACTATGGCATCGAGTTCGATGGGGTGGGCTTTGGCTACGAACCCAACACCCCAGTGGTCCGCGACGTGAGTTTCCGCGTGGCGCCCGGAACTACTACTGCGTTGGTGGGTCCCAGCGGCTGCGGCAAGAGCACCTTGCTAAAACTTGCGGCACGCTTCTATGACGTTGACCAGGGGACCATCCGTATCGGTGGTGTGGATATTCGCGATCTTGGCTCCCGGTCGGTGTTGGATTCGCTGGCTATGGTGTTCCAATACGTGTACCTCTTCGAGGACACACTGTATGAAAACATCCGCCTGGGCTGCCACAATGCAACGCGGGAGGAGGTGCTCCGCGCAGCGGAGTTGGCCGGTGTCACCGAGATTGCCCGGCAGCTGCCGCAGGGGTTTGACACCCTGATTAGCGAGGGCGGGCAGAATCTCTCCGGTGGTGAGCGTCAGCGTGTCTCCATCGCTCGTGCGCTACTGAAGGACGCGCGGATCGTGCTGCTTGATGAGGCGACTAGCTCTCTAGACGTGCAGAATGAGCACCTTGTGATGCGCGGTATGAAAACGCTTTCTGCCGAGCGCACCATCGTCGTCATTGCGCACCGGCTGCACACCATCCGCGACGCGGACCAGATTGTGATGATGAGTCCCTCCGGCACCGTGGAGTCTATCGGCAACCACGAGGAACTCATGGAGAGTTCCCCACGCTACCGCAGCTTCTGGGGTGAAAAGAGCGACGCCACCAGCTGGAAGCTGTAG
- a CDS encoding ABC transporter ATP-binding protein codes for MSLSYGQNTAEPVLHHVNLTVAKGELVLVCGESGCGKSSLLRLINGVAHTFCDAQISGEVLLDDEDITHAHPHDIAERVGSVFQNPKSQFFTLEVASELAFGCENLGVAPNEIRQRIGELSADFGMVHLLDRHLFTLSGGQKQKIACASVAAMHPQVLLLDEPSSNLDLAAVDELRRIVAQWKTQGRTVLIAEHRLSYLVDIVDRVLVMQDGQIAHDLSGSEFRTLDKAELYRMGLRSAQQVPEVTREPRPSSGTMVLKKLQFTYPKATEPSLSISHTELPQGQVIGVVGRNGAGKSTFVRVLTGLESKATGVVDINNRSLSGPRQRLRQSYLVMQDVNHQLFGESVESDVIIGTSGPDGKNEARLTEVLGALDLADKRARHPMSLSGGERQRVAIASAVLSEREVIVFDEPTSGLDLCRMHRVAHLLDALARQGKTVLVVTHDMELVARCCDLLLRVEKGRLTACEPCDDLALARTVRYLRGRDS; via the coding sequence GTGTCACTATCCTATGGTCAAAACACAGCGGAGCCGGTGCTGCACCACGTAAATCTCACCGTGGCGAAGGGCGAACTAGTTCTAGTGTGTGGCGAATCAGGCTGCGGTAAGTCCAGCCTGCTACGCCTGATAAACGGCGTGGCGCACACGTTCTGCGACGCCCAGATTTCGGGGGAGGTGCTGCTGGACGACGAAGACATCACTCATGCCCACCCACACGACATCGCCGAACGCGTAGGCTCAGTGTTCCAAAACCCCAAGTCGCAATTTTTCACGCTGGAAGTAGCCAGCGAACTCGCCTTTGGCTGCGAAAACCTCGGCGTGGCGCCCAACGAGATTCGACAGCGTATTGGGGAACTTTCCGCAGATTTCGGCATGGTTCATCTCCTCGACCGGCACCTGTTCACACTTTCCGGCGGCCAGAAACAAAAAATAGCATGCGCTTCAGTGGCCGCGATGCACCCACAGGTACTACTACTAGACGAACCATCATCAAATCTCGACCTCGCCGCCGTCGATGAGCTGCGCCGCATCGTCGCGCAGTGGAAGACACAGGGCCGCACCGTCCTGATCGCTGAGCATCGGCTTTCCTACCTAGTTGACATCGTGGACCGAGTGCTGGTTATGCAGGACGGGCAGATCGCTCATGATCTCAGCGGCTCGGAGTTTCGCACCCTAGACAAGGCCGAACTGTACCGCATGGGCTTGCGCTCAGCGCAGCAGGTCCCCGAGGTGACCCGCGAGCCACGCCCTTCAAGTGGCACGATGGTGCTCAAAAAGCTACAGTTCACCTACCCCAAGGCTACAGAGCCATCCCTGAGCATCAGCCACACGGAGTTGCCGCAAGGACAAGTCATCGGCGTGGTAGGACGCAACGGGGCCGGAAAATCTACCTTTGTGCGCGTTCTGACTGGCCTGGAATCTAAGGCCACCGGCGTGGTGGACATCAATAACCGCTCGCTCTCGGGTCCCCGGCAGCGCCTGCGCCAGTCCTATTTAGTAATGCAGGACGTAAACCACCAGCTTTTCGGGGAGAGCGTGGAGTCCGACGTAATCATCGGCACCAGTGGACCGGATGGGAAAAACGAAGCGCGCCTTACCGAGGTGCTTGGTGCACTTGATCTCGCGGACAAGCGGGCCCGGCACCCGATGTCGCTTTCGGGCGGCGAACGCCAGCGCGTGGCCATCGCCTCAGCAGTCCTAAGTGAGCGCGAGGTAATCGTCTTCGATGAACCCACCAGCGGGCTGGACCTGTGCCGCATGCACCGGGTGGCCCACCTGCTAGACGCCCTAGCCCGGCAGGGCAAGACCGTTTTGGTAGTAACCCATGACATGGAGCTGGTGGCGCGGTGCTGCGATCTTCTCCTGCGCGTGGAAAAAGGCCGCCTTACCGCCTGCGAACCGTGCGATGATCTCGCACTGGCGCGCACGGTGCGGTATCTACGCGGCCGCGACAGCTAG
- a CDS encoding MptD family putative ECF transporter S component, which yields MPSTPHTTPKDAKAGRLNITDLMNIGIFFVINLVAGVVIAFIGITPITYVMITSVQALILGIPMMLFLAKVHKPGMVFIFLLLSGLASLLLGLGIWPLLLSLVMAVFAELILRAGKYTSAIHSVIAYAFIAVSPTASYIPLFFTTRRYIESSGMQTKYGASFADGLTSIGQMTWLFLIIVIVTFVCGILGGILGRRIFTKHFQRAGIA from the coding sequence ATGCCCAGTACTCCCCACACCACCCCGAAAGATGCAAAAGCAGGACGGCTGAACATCACCGACCTGATGAACATCGGCATCTTCTTCGTCATCAACTTGGTAGCCGGCGTGGTCATCGCCTTCATCGGCATCACCCCCATCACCTACGTGATGATCACCAGCGTTCAGGCCCTCATCCTGGGCATCCCGATGATGCTGTTCTTGGCCAAGGTGCACAAGCCCGGCATGGTCTTCATATTCCTTCTTCTCAGCGGCCTCGCCAGCCTGCTGCTTGGTTTAGGCATATGGCCACTGCTGCTCAGCTTGGTCATGGCCGTGTTTGCCGAGTTAATTTTGCGCGCCGGCAAGTATACGAGCGCAATACACAGTGTGATCGCCTATGCCTTTATAGCAGTGTCACCCACCGCATCATATATTCCGCTTTTCTTCACCACTCGGCGCTACATAGAGAGCAGCGGCATGCAGACCAAATATGGTGCTAGTTTCGCGGATGGCCTCACCTCTATTGGCCAGATGACTTGGCTATTCCTCATCATTGTGATAGTAACCTTCGTCTGCGGGATCCTCGGCGGGATCCTCGGCCGGCGCATCTTCACCAAGCACTTCCAGCGAGCAGGAATCGCCTGA
- a CDS encoding energy-coupling factor transporter transmembrane component T: protein MSPTLPGSGTHTAGLHLDPRTTVLVILVVSSVLISPAGSSGALGSTARWMLIAVPGALFLASGMVAAALRYALTFAVLAGFPAVVVQALPERHIIVDVCATWFAGLSLILPGITCCWYLLRTVSASEFMAAMQRMRSPDALTIPTSIMFRFFPTILEEYRDIRTAMQMRGISGLRNPIAMLEYRFVPLLASVVSIGNELAMSAVTRGLGSPRRRTTLCEIGFRVGDAIVISVLVVSLILLLVNIVMLP, encoded by the coding sequence ATGTCGCCCACTTTGCCCGGATCAGGCACGCACACAGCGGGACTCCATCTGGACCCACGCACCACGGTGCTGGTCATCCTCGTGGTGTCCTCGGTGCTCATCTCACCGGCCGGGTCCAGTGGGGCGCTGGGCAGCACCGCCCGGTGGATGCTCATTGCCGTTCCCGGGGCACTTTTCCTCGCCTCCGGCATGGTGGCCGCTGCACTGCGATACGCACTCACCTTCGCGGTGCTCGCCGGCTTTCCTGCGGTGGTGGTACAGGCCCTGCCCGAGCGCCACATCATCGTGGACGTGTGCGCTACGTGGTTCGCAGGGCTTTCGCTCATCCTCCCTGGCATCACGTGCTGCTGGTACCTACTACGCACCGTCTCGGCCAGCGAATTCATGGCCGCGATGCAGCGCATGCGGAGCCCCGACGCCCTGACCATCCCCACGTCCATCATGTTCCGGTTCTTCCCGACGATTCTCGAGGAATACCGCGATATCCGCACCGCCATGCAGATGCGTGGCATCTCGGGCCTGCGCAACCCGATCGCTATGCTCGAATACCGCTTTGTGCCACTGTTGGCGTCCGTTGTGAGCATCGGCAACGAGCTGGCTATGTCTGCAGTGACCCGCGGATTGGGCTCGCCTCGCCGACGAACCACGCTGTGCGAGATAGGCTTCCGCGTAGGCGACGCAATAGTCATAAGCGTGCTCGTCGTGTCCCTGATCCTACTACTGGTAAATATAGTGATGCTGCCGTGA